The genomic DNA CGCTCCGACTCCAGGAGGCCGCCAGGCAGAACACCTTCAAGCTCAGTTATTACACGCCGCTGGAGGTGGACCGCGACGCGCTGCTTCGTACCATGCGCGAGCGCCTGACGGCGGAAAACATCCGCGCCGCCCTGATCTGGAGTGTGGACGAGCAGGCCCATTGCGGTTTGCTGGATGTGTTGCCGGCGCGGGCGACCAAGGTGCACGCCGTGCGGTTTTTGATGGCTGAGCTGGGTTTCGGCGAGGAACACACCGTATTCGCCGGTGACAGCGGCAACGATCTGCCCGCCCTCACCAGCGGACTGCAGGCGGTATTGGTGCGCAATGCCGCGCCGGAGGTGGTCCGTGAGGCACGCCTGGTGATGCAGGAAAAAGGCTTGATGTCGCGCCTCTATGTGGCCCAGGGCGGTTTTCTGGGGATGAACGGGCACTACGCCGCCGGGGTGCTGGAAGGCGTGGCCCATTATGTCCCCCAGGCGGCCGAGTGGCTGGTGGGGGCCCTGGATGACTGAGCCGGTGGAAATCGCCGGTGCCGGGCCGGCGGGTCTGGCGGCGGCCATCTGTCTGGCGCGGCGGGGCCTGCCGGTGGTGGTGTACGAGCGCCGCGCTGAGGTGGGCGGGCGTTTTCACGGCGATTTTCAGGGCCTGGAGAACTGGACTTCCCGTGAAGATGTGCTGGACGTGCTGGCGGGATGGGGCATTTGCCCTGATTTTGGCCTGATTCCGTGCCGCGAGCTGGTGGTGTTTGATCCC from Gammaproteobacteria bacterium includes the following:
- a CDS encoding HAD-IIB family hydrolase, whose protein sequence is MPTRLLLCTDLDRTVLPNGWQPESPPARPLFRALAARPEVTLVYVSGRHLQLLKEAVADYHIPVPDFAVGDVGSTIYTAREGQWSPWEAWSAAIAPDWRGREHDALAALFRDLPALRLQEAARQNTFKLSYYTPLEVDRDALLRTMRERLTAENIRAALIWSVDEQAHCGLLDVLPARATKVHAVRFLMAELGFGEEHTVFAGDSGNDLPALTSGLQAVLVRNAAPEVVREARLVMQEKGLMSRLYVAQGGFLGMNGHYAAGVLEGVAHYVPQAAEWLVGALDD